A window of Erpetoichthys calabaricus chromosome 12, fErpCal1.3, whole genome shotgun sequence contains these coding sequences:
- the tmem185 gene encoding transmembrane protein 185-like, whose amino-acid sequence MNLRGFFQDFNPSKFLIYACLLLFSVLLSLRLDGIIEWSYWAVFAPIWLWKLMVIVGASVGTGVWARNPQYRAEGETSVEFKAMLIAVGIHLLLLMFEVLVCDRIERGSHFWLLVFMPLFFVSPVSVAACVWGFRHDRSLELEILCSVNILQFIFIALRLDKIISWPWLVVCVPLWILMSFLCLVVLYYIVWSVLFLRSMDVIAEQRRTHITMAISWMAIVVPLLTFEILLVHRLDNHNKFPYVPIFIPLWLSLITLMATTFGQKGGNHWWFGIRKDFCQFLLEIFPFLREYGNISYDLHHEDIEESEETPTPEPPKIAPMFRKKTVVITQSPGKYFVPPPKLCIDVPD is encoded by the exons atGAACTTAAGGGGATTTTTCCAGGATTTCAACCCGAG TAAATTCCTCATCTATGCCTGCCTGCTACTCTTCTCCGTCTTGCTCTCCCTAAGGCTTGATGGGATCATCGAGTGGAGTTACTGGGCCGTCTTTGCACCAATATGGTTGTGGAAGCTGATGGTTATAGTTGGTGCCTCAGTGGGCACAGGTGTGTGGGCACGCAACCCCCAATACAG AGCTGAAGGAGAAACATCTGTGGAATTTAAAGCTATGCTTATTGCAGTTGGAATTCACTTGCTGCTGTTAATGTTTGAAGTTCTGGTCTGCGACAGGATTGAGCGAGGCAGTCATTtctggctgctggttttcatgcCTCTCTTCTTTGTGTCACCAGTATCTGTGGCTGCTTGCGTATGGGGATTCAGGCATGATCGTTCACTGGAG ctggAAATCCTTTGCTCTGTAAATATCCTTCAGTTTATATTTATTGCACTACGACTGGACAAGATTATCAGTTGGCCCTGGCTG GTTGTTTGTGTTCCTCTGTGGATCCTTATGTCATTCCTTTGCCTTGTTGTACTGTACTACATAGTGTGGTCAGTACTGTTTCTTCGTTCCATGGATGTCATAGCTGAACAGAGAAGAACTCATATAACGATGGCAATTAGCTGGATGGCAATTGTGGTGCCGTTATTAACATTTGAG ATTCTTCTGGTTCACAGACTGGATAATCACAACAAATTCCCTTATGTTCCTATCTTCATTCCCTTGTGGCTGTCCCTTATAACACTGATGGCAACAACCTTTGGACAAAAAGGGGGAAATCACT GGTGGTTTGGCATCCGCAAGGACTTCTGTCAGTTTCTCCTAGAAATCTTTCCTTTCTTAAGAGAGTATGGGAACATCTCTTATGACCTCCATCATGAAGATATTGAAGAATCTGAAGAGACTCCTACACCTGAACCACCAAAAATTGCTCCCATGTTCCGCAAAAAGACTGTTGTGATCACCCAGAGCCCAGGCAAATATTTTGTACCGCCACCAAAACTGTGCATTGATGTTCCTGACTGA